The following coding sequences lie in one Peribacillus frigoritolerans genomic window:
- a CDS encoding helix-turn-helix domain-containing protein, whose amino-acid sequence MDFFAVGQKIKELRKQIGLSQEELATGICTQAQISKIEKGDVYPYASTLYLISQRLGVDVNYFFDIGMTPRLDYVEEVIYQLKIARRTRNYEEMQQIVKAEENSPLFLQNKKNHQLILWHKGIYEYEKNKDLDKAIEFINKAISITHTTDKIYSERELEILSSLGVMYVAEEQYENAFALLRKALDHLKALPFLTDKTLKTRLSYNFGRVLTRLGRYEESIACCQDAIKWCLEHDQLYALADLHYHLGYNFELVGNFEEAKEYLEKSAFLFKLQKNHTFVTFINKKLDSWKNEMKIN is encoded by the coding sequence ATGGATTTTTTTGCAGTTGGACAAAAGATCAAAGAGCTACGTAAACAAATCGGGCTTTCCCAGGAAGAGTTGGCAACCGGTATTTGTACACAAGCACAGATCAGTAAGATTGAAAAGGGCGATGTCTATCCATATGCATCCACTCTCTACTTAATTTCCCAACGTTTAGGCGTTGATGTAAACTATTTTTTTGATATTGGAATGACCCCTAGGCTGGATTACGTGGAAGAAGTGATTTATCAATTAAAAATAGCCAGAAGAACCCGAAATTATGAGGAAATGCAGCAAATTGTAAAGGCTGAGGAAAACAGTCCCCTCTTTCTTCAAAATAAAAAGAATCATCAATTGATTCTTTGGCACAAGGGAATATACGAATATGAAAAAAATAAAGATTTAGATAAAGCCATAGAATTCATCAATAAGGCCATCTCCATTACTCATACGACTGATAAAATTTATTCGGAACGGGAGCTTGAAATCTTAAGCAGTCTTGGTGTAATGTATGTTGCCGAAGAACAATACGAAAATGCATTTGCCTTGTTAAGGAAAGCTTTAGATCACTTGAAAGCCCTGCCTTTCTTGACGGATAAAACGCTAAAGACGCGCCTATCCTATAATTTTGGCAGAGTGCTAACACGCCTTGGCCGATACGAAGAGTCCATTGCCTGCTGCCAAGATGCCATAAAGTGGTGCCTCGAACATGATCAATTATATGCTTTAGCGGATTTACATTACCATTTAGGATACAATTTTGAACTCGTAGGTAACTTTGAAGAGGCAAAAGAGTACTTGGAAAAATCTGCGTTTCTATTCAAATTACAAAAAAACCATACCTTTGTTACATTCATCAACAAAAAGCTGGACAGTTGGAAGAACGAAATGAAAATAAACTAA
- a CDS encoding DEAD/DEAH box helicase encodes MFNPGKLKIKIAALENGTYALGVVNEENTFLTTNYIRRLLFNWDDASFYGTKMTTDIVDGNQVFILDAWGLLNFFARESFNSFIEWEWSEISSLCLSAAPVLHESIEAGIPVPDFTNLQLDSIGWKLPEEVEEEFVPSFWEEEISLDLPSPELETNRTFIEKWYNGAANMYLKNYSPMQHKWSEAVGALKDTRLSPEELQAFFDKDSWQEWLGTLPDPKPFTIGLRLTEPPDGNGPWILDVTLRSKRDENIIETYTGKKLPRGWNKYASDVVRATKRWQLVVPWLGENGRLKREISETDAWEFLTDASEKLLFLGVEILLPSWWLALKESSLKVKAKVKSQSNRGPSYVGLKALMDFDWRFSLNGKELTEAEFEELVNEKRRLVFIRGQWVKLDPAFIKQIQELMETANEKGIQLTDLLQQELLNGVNEDGDGDSENDEMLRIQFELNQELRKMVGRLRETKNISILPVPNALQGDLRPYQKLGMSWLLFLREHGFGACLADDMGLGKTVQMIAYLLHVKGKERAGKELHTAPRDEQKSEPIIVEEDISAESSDEGEVITTAPESVSVQSALIVCPTSVLGNWQKELEKFAPSLKVHLHYGSNRAKGEAFTKLAADHDIVLTSYGLTHQDVAELTSIHWSSVILDEAQNIKNAQTKQSKAVRKLNGRHHIALSGTPMENRLSELWAIFDFINKGYLGTLGQFQEKYVATIERDDQKDKIKELQRLIQPFLLRRTKRDKEVALNLPDKQEQKEFVPLTTEQASLYEQLIKDTFTDIEQLSAFERKGIILQMLNKLKQLCNHPALYLKEMEKENIMKAPNRSGKLEKLTELIDAVREQDESCLIFTQYIGMGNMIKELLEKRYGFEVPFLNGSANKKQRDEMITRFQDGDFPIFILSLKAGGTGLNLTEANHVIHYDRWWNPAVENQATDRAYRIGQQRFVHVHKLICTGTLEEKIDQMLDKKQALNDEIISSDNWITELSTEEIKDLVALQ; translated from the coding sequence ATGTTTAATCCAGGGAAATTAAAAATCAAAATAGCGGCTCTCGAAAATGGAACTTACGCCCTTGGTGTCGTCAATGAAGAGAATACCTTCCTCACCACGAATTATATACGCAGGCTGTTATTCAACTGGGATGACGCAAGCTTTTATGGCACTAAAATGACTACTGATATAGTGGATGGAAATCAAGTATTCATACTTGACGCTTGGGGACTTCTCAATTTTTTTGCGAGGGAAAGCTTCAACTCCTTCATAGAATGGGAATGGTCCGAGATATCCTCCCTTTGCCTGTCCGCAGCTCCCGTTCTTCATGAATCCATTGAAGCTGGAATCCCCGTACCGGATTTCACCAATCTTCAATTGGACTCCATCGGCTGGAAGCTGCCGGAAGAAGTGGAAGAGGAATTCGTCCCTTCCTTTTGGGAAGAAGAAATATCTTTGGATCTTCCTTCACCTGAACTGGAAACCAACCGTACTTTTATTGAAAAGTGGTATAACGGTGCCGCTAATATGTATTTAAAAAACTATTCACCCATGCAGCATAAATGGAGTGAAGCCGTAGGGGCATTAAAGGATACACGACTTTCTCCCGAAGAATTGCAGGCCTTTTTTGACAAAGACAGCTGGCAGGAATGGCTCGGTACCCTGCCCGATCCCAAACCATTCACTATAGGTCTCCGTTTAACTGAACCTCCTGATGGCAACGGGCCTTGGATACTCGATGTTACCCTTCGTTCCAAAAGGGATGAGAATATCATTGAAACATATACAGGAAAAAAACTTCCGCGCGGCTGGAATAAGTATGCAAGTGATGTGGTGCGTGCTACGAAACGCTGGCAACTCGTCGTGCCATGGCTTGGGGAGAATGGCCGTCTGAAAAGGGAGATTTCAGAAACGGATGCATGGGAGTTCTTGACCGATGCAAGCGAAAAGCTCCTTTTTCTTGGCGTCGAAATTCTCCTTCCATCGTGGTGGCTTGCCTTGAAGGAGTCCTCATTGAAGGTCAAGGCGAAAGTGAAGAGCCAATCGAACCGCGGCCCTTCTTATGTCGGGTTAAAAGCTTTAATGGACTTTGATTGGCGGTTCTCATTAAATGGCAAGGAGCTCACTGAGGCGGAGTTCGAGGAGCTCGTCAATGAAAAAAGGCGGCTTGTCTTCATCCGCGGCCAATGGGTCAAGCTTGACCCTGCTTTCATTAAGCAAATTCAAGAGCTGATGGAAACAGCCAATGAAAAAGGCATCCAACTGACTGACTTGCTGCAGCAGGAACTGTTGAATGGCGTAAATGAAGATGGCGATGGCGATTCTGAAAACGACGAAATGCTCCGGATTCAATTTGAATTGAACCAGGAGCTCCGTAAAATGGTGGGAAGGCTCCGGGAAACCAAAAACATATCCATCCTGCCCGTCCCTAATGCACTTCAAGGTGATTTACGCCCCTATCAAAAACTGGGCATGAGCTGGCTCCTTTTTTTAAGGGAGCATGGTTTTGGTGCATGTCTAGCCGACGATATGGGACTTGGAAAAACCGTCCAGATGATTGCCTACCTACTTCATGTTAAAGGCAAAGAAAGGGCCGGTAAAGAGCTGCACACTGCGCCCAGGGATGAACAAAAGAGTGAACCGATCATCGTCGAAGAGGATATCAGCGCGGAGAGCAGTGATGAGGGTGAGGTCATTACCACTGCCCCCGAATCCGTCTCTGTACAATCGGCGCTCATCGTCTGCCCGACATCGGTACTTGGCAACTGGCAAAAAGAATTGGAAAAATTCGCTCCATCACTTAAAGTTCACCTACACTACGGATCGAATCGTGCTAAAGGTGAGGCATTTACTAAACTGGCAGCCGACCATGATATTGTCTTAACATCATATGGACTGACCCACCAAGATGTGGCTGAACTGACCTCCATACATTGGAGCAGTGTTATCCTTGATGAAGCACAAAATATCAAGAATGCCCAAACGAAGCAATCCAAAGCGGTCCGCAAGCTAAATGGCAGACATCATATCGCCCTATCGGGTACGCCGATGGAAAACCGTTTAAGTGAGCTATGGGCGATTTTCGACTTCATCAACAAAGGTTATCTCGGAACGCTAGGTCAGTTTCAGGAAAAATATGTGGCAACCATCGAGCGTGATGATCAGAAGGATAAAATCAAGGAATTGCAGCGTTTGATACAGCCATTTTTGCTTCGCCGTACAAAGCGTGATAAAGAAGTCGCTCTTAATCTTCCGGATAAGCAAGAACAAAAGGAATTCGTACCGCTTACCACCGAGCAAGCATCGTTGTATGAGCAACTAATTAAAGATACATTCACTGATATCGAACAACTGTCTGCCTTTGAAAGAAAAGGCATCATCCTCCAGATGCTGAATAAGCTAAAGCAGCTTTGCAATCATCCAGCTCTTTACTTGAAAGAAATGGAAAAGGAAAACATCATGAAGGCACCTAACCGATCTGGCAAACTCGAGAAGCTGACCGAGCTTATCGATGCTGTTCGCGAACAGGATGAAAGCTGTCTCATTTTCACACAATATATCGGGATGGGCAATATGATTAAAGAATTGCTGGAAAAACGATATGGCTTTGAAGTGCCATTCCTGAACGGGAGTGCGAACAAGAAGCAGCGTGATGAAATGATCACCCGATTCCAAGATGGGGATTTCCCTATTTTCATACTCTCGTTGAAAGCAGGCGGCACTGGACTTAATCTTACTGAAGCAAACCACGTGATTCACTATGACCGCTGGTGGAACCCAGCTGTTGAAAATCAAGCAACCGACCGTGCTTACCGAATTGGGCAACAGCGTTTCGTTCACGTTCATAAGCTAATCTGCACAGGGACCCTGGAAGAAAAAATCGACCAGATGCTTGATAAAAAGCAAGCCCTGAACGACGAGATCATCAGCAGTGACAACTGGATCACCGAACTTTCCACAGAGGAAATCAAGGACCTGGTTGCTCTTCAATAA
- a CDS encoding LysE/ArgO family amino acid transporter, producing MGPFFHGFLLALGLILPLGVQNVFIFNQGAIQPTIKKALPATVTAAICDTLLILLAILGVSLVVMQYDWLRLTLIIIGVIFLLYMGFQIWFAKSNSQSGAQSMQMSTKKQIVFALSVSLLNPHAILDTIGVIGSSSLVYSGKDKMIFTATCIFVSWCWFHGLCLAGRLLKKVDTSGKFLGILNKISAIIIWITALYMVKSLY from the coding sequence ATGGGGCCATTTTTTCATGGATTTTTATTGGCATTAGGGCTGATACTTCCGTTGGGCGTGCAAAATGTATTCATTTTTAATCAAGGAGCAATCCAACCTACAATAAAAAAAGCATTGCCAGCAACGGTAACAGCTGCAATTTGTGATACACTGCTCATTTTGTTAGCTATTTTAGGTGTTTCGTTGGTTGTCATGCAATATGATTGGTTGCGCCTTACATTAATCATAATCGGAGTTATTTTTTTATTGTATATGGGTTTTCAGATTTGGTTTGCCAAATCGAACTCACAGTCAGGTGCCCAATCCATGCAGATGTCGACCAAAAAACAAATTGTATTTGCTCTATCCGTATCATTACTGAATCCGCACGCAATTTTGGATACGATAGGTGTAATCGGTTCGAGCTCACTTGTTTATTCAGGAAAAGATAAAATGATTTTCACCGCAACGTGCATCTTTGTGTCATGGTGCTGGTTCCATGGATTATGTCTTGCGGGACGTTTGCTGAAAAAGGTTGATACATCTGGTAAATTCCTTGGAATATTAAATAAAATTTCGGCAATCATCATTTGGATCACAGCTCTCTATATGGTGAAGTCGCTTTATTGA
- a CDS encoding PLP-dependent aminotransferase family protein: MFIEWRPNRTSDQSLHLQIVDWIKQQITRGEWPVSTKLPSQRSLADSFGVNRSTIITAIDELIADGLLETKVGSGTFVSNNTWNVLVSGKQPDWKNYVRNGLHEPNLKTIQDINQYETDTAIIRLGTGELSPALLPAKQIEKTLRSTSFDAHSLGYSEPKGDKRLRQCISAYLETKGINASPSSLMVVSGGLQALQLISVGLLQKGSMILHESPSYLNSVHPFQSAGMHLLGLSRQGRESIPTQIKHINGRKKASLFYTVPTFNNPTNTTWSKEERLNLLSLCKKEQIPIIEDDVYSDLWFDNEPPPPLKSLDADGLVLHIGSMSKTLSPGLRIGWIAGPITVIERLADIKMQMDYGSSALSQHLVAEWLANGQYSKHLEWLRHELIGRRDFTLTLLNQYFKGLAEWQIPQGGFYIWLKLCKPIVNPNLFRQAIKENILLNPGYIYEPNNHTHIRLSYSYASEEQLAYGIQTLSKIIRRLV, from the coding sequence ATGTTTATCGAATGGAGACCAAACCGGACTTCCGACCAATCACTTCACCTGCAAATAGTAGATTGGATCAAACAGCAAATTACACGAGGGGAATGGCCAGTTAGCACCAAGCTTCCATCACAACGCTCATTGGCCGACTCATTTGGCGTAAACCGAAGTACCATCATCACAGCCATAGATGAGTTGATTGCAGACGGATTATTGGAAACTAAGGTTGGGTCCGGCACATTCGTTTCCAATAATACATGGAATGTGCTCGTCTCCGGCAAACAGCCCGACTGGAAAAACTATGTCCGGAATGGCCTTCATGAACCTAATTTAAAAACGATTCAGGACATTAATCAGTATGAAACGGACACTGCCATCATCAGATTAGGCACAGGCGAACTATCTCCAGCTCTATTGCCTGCAAAACAAATCGAAAAGACATTGCGATCCACTTCTTTTGATGCCCACTCATTAGGCTATTCCGAACCCAAGGGTGATAAGAGACTTCGTCAATGTATAAGTGCATATTTAGAAACAAAAGGGATCAACGCGAGTCCCAGCTCCCTCATGGTCGTTTCTGGCGGGCTTCAGGCACTCCAGTTGATATCAGTTGGTTTACTTCAAAAGGGATCGATGATTTTACATGAATCCCCTTCCTACTTAAATTCCGTTCACCCTTTTCAATCTGCGGGCATGCACTTATTAGGTTTATCAAGACAAGGCCGGGAAAGTATCCCGACACAAATAAAGCACATTAACGGAAGGAAGAAAGCGTCACTGTTTTATACTGTTCCAACGTTTAACAATCCAACGAATACTACATGGTCAAAAGAAGAAAGACTTAACCTCCTATCACTATGCAAAAAGGAACAGATCCCGATTATTGAAGATGACGTATATAGTGATTTGTGGTTTGATAATGAACCACCGCCTCCATTAAAATCCCTTGATGCAGATGGCCTTGTATTGCATATTGGCAGCATGTCCAAAACATTAAGCCCAGGATTGCGTATCGGATGGATTGCTGGCCCAATAACTGTGATTGAACGTTTAGCGGACATTAAAATGCAAATGGATTACGGTTCAAGTGCACTTTCCCAACACCTTGTGGCAGAATGGTTAGCAAATGGGCAATATTCAAAGCATTTAGAGTGGCTAAGGCATGAGTTGATAGGACGCAGAGATTTTACATTAACTCTGCTCAATCAATATTTTAAGGGACTGGCTGAATGGCAAATACCTCAAGGCGGATTTTATATATGGTTAAAATTATGTAAACCCATCGTGAATCCAAACCTTTTCAGGCAAGCGATAAAGGAGAACATACTTCTTAATCCGGGATACATATACGAACCAAATAACCATACACATATACGGCTTTCATATTCATACGCCTCGGAGGAACAATTAGCTTATGGCATCCAAACCCTTTCAAAGATCATTCGGCGGTTGGTTTGA
- a CDS encoding S8 family serine peptidase — protein sequence MIKRSLSILAIFLLVFTASVSAAKLPDPPAGSGGAGKKNQESIIKLKKNDLDKKYKSDEKVRVIVEMKEAPAIETASKEGKLFKQLSKNKKQQLKSEKLANQKKLKKKVKEKKIAFKELESFTTVVNGFSGELQYGEIKKVEAMPEVAEVHIANEYERPVEKPEMLYSKELVQAQEAWREYGYKGEGMVVGIIDTGIDPSHRDMFLNNENKAELTEKEINGMKESSHLLGNYYTAKVPYGYNYMDENEEILDLGEGASMHGMHVAGTAGANGDEENGGIKGVAPEAQLLALKVFGNDPDMQTTWGDIYIKAIDDAIILGADVLNMSLGSTAGFVSAEDPEQQAVSRAVDNGILMSISAGNSAHFGNGFANPSAANPDIGVSGSPGLAYDSVQVASVENNYMDLDAATYDISGQAGKAPFMSASSVHPNALKEKTHDLVAAGLGTPEELSKVDVKGKFALIERGTLSFIEKAQNAQAAGATGVIIYNNADGYISMATDPSITIPQLFMLKSDGAKLKAALTDGEKVKITFNGDKTKAVNPEAGKMSSFSSWGVAPNLDFKPEITAPGGQIYSTLNNDEYGMMSGTSMAAPHVSGGSALVLERVDKEFKLNGSARANLAKKLMMNTSKPLADQGVVNKALDWENPYSPRRQGAGVMQLQSALSTPAVVTESFTKEAKVAMKEIGNKFAFTLKVENFSNKAVKYDVKGNIQTDYAIQGQLGYTANELEAQEIKNASIKINNKSTNKITVPAKKSVTFEVKVDISDAKVLGDDLQTLVDIDEVFPNGYFVEGFISLKDPADTNPELNVPYVGFKGEWDKAPILDGTKYDKESFYGMAGGVSTAGEDFTYLGYDPAGKTFNGKNIAISPNGDGAQDDFVPVLSFLRNAKKVEYNILNGENKSVRKLRTENNVRKDYYDGGLGTAYTLDPARKWDGKINNALAKDGVYYFEIKAMIDYEGAKWQTVKMPIKIDTVKPTVKISKKGNVLTIQGKDNLNGSGLAYYDVQVDGASIMEEPLPANAKQFTLPDVKGEKVQVVAIDYAGNEKTAETELASDSAPIDNHAPAVKIKSPEALSVNNKNKIKITGEIEEASEIKEFKIDNKTVPATYNKANNKYEFSYEKNFEEGVQSFTVKATDKWDNTVSFKRTIMVDATKPGLKVKGVPKTVGVKGKNPKVDVTVEDNFDEIRLYLNGSEVFYHEFKEPYKMRAYKKKIEDLELPLKTGNNKIEFKVTDLAGNESKKSFNINKAKK from the coding sequence TTGATTAAACGTAGCTTGTCCATTCTAGCAATCTTTCTATTAGTATTTACTGCAAGCGTTTCCGCAGCGAAACTCCCAGACCCCCCGGCAGGTTCGGGCGGTGCAGGTAAGAAGAATCAGGAAAGTATTATAAAGCTGAAGAAAAATGATTTGGATAAGAAATACAAAAGCGACGAGAAGGTCAGGGTCATCGTAGAGATGAAGGAAGCCCCTGCAATAGAAACAGCTTCGAAAGAAGGGAAACTTTTTAAACAGCTATCAAAAAATAAGAAACAACAATTAAAGTCCGAAAAGCTAGCTAATCAGAAGAAATTGAAAAAAAAGGTGAAAGAGAAAAAAATAGCTTTCAAGGAGCTTGAAAGTTTTACTACAGTCGTCAATGGATTCAGCGGTGAACTTCAGTATGGTGAAATCAAAAAGGTGGAAGCCATGCCTGAAGTTGCTGAAGTACATATTGCGAATGAATATGAACGTCCTGTAGAAAAACCCGAAATGCTTTATAGTAAAGAACTAGTCCAAGCCCAGGAAGCTTGGCGGGAATATGGATATAAAGGGGAAGGGATGGTCGTCGGGATTATCGATACTGGAATCGACCCATCTCACCGTGATATGTTCCTGAATAATGAGAACAAGGCAGAACTGACTGAAAAGGAAATTAACGGGATGAAGGAATCTAGCCATCTATTAGGCAATTATTATACGGCGAAGGTACCTTATGGATACAATTACATGGATGAAAATGAAGAAATCCTTGATCTTGGTGAAGGGGCGTCCATGCATGGAATGCATGTAGCGGGTACGGCCGGTGCCAATGGAGATGAAGAGAATGGCGGCATTAAAGGGGTTGCTCCTGAAGCCCAGCTGCTAGCTTTAAAGGTCTTCGGGAATGATCCCGACATGCAGACAACATGGGGCGATATATATATCAAGGCGATTGACGATGCCATCATCCTTGGGGCGGATGTGTTGAATATGAGCCTTGGGTCCACTGCAGGTTTTGTATCTGCAGAAGATCCGGAGCAGCAGGCGGTATCCAGGGCTGTTGATAATGGTATCCTCATGTCGATTTCAGCAGGAAACTCGGCACACTTTGGAAATGGATTTGCCAACCCATCAGCCGCTAACCCGGATATTGGCGTTTCAGGCTCACCTGGACTTGCATACGATTCTGTACAAGTGGCATCGGTAGAGAATAACTATATGGATTTGGATGCAGCAACTTATGATATAAGCGGACAAGCAGGAAAAGCTCCGTTCATGTCGGCTTCAAGTGTACATCCCAATGCTTTAAAGGAAAAAACACATGACTTGGTGGCTGCAGGTCTTGGGACGCCAGAGGAGCTTTCCAAAGTGGATGTTAAAGGCAAGTTCGCCCTCATCGAGCGCGGCACGCTTTCTTTTATAGAAAAGGCGCAAAATGCCCAGGCAGCAGGAGCGACAGGAGTCATTATTTACAATAATGCTGACGGATATATTTCCATGGCCACAGATCCAAGCATCACCATTCCCCAGCTGTTCATGTTGAAATCGGATGGTGCAAAGCTGAAAGCGGCCTTAACGGATGGCGAAAAGGTGAAGATTACCTTTAATGGTGATAAAACAAAAGCTGTAAATCCAGAAGCAGGGAAAATGAGCTCATTCAGTTCATGGGGAGTCGCACCAAACCTGGATTTCAAACCGGAAATCACTGCTCCGGGAGGCCAAATTTATTCGACGCTGAACAACGATGAATATGGAATGATGAGCGGTACTTCGATGGCGGCACCACATGTTTCCGGCGGCTCGGCACTGGTTCTTGAAAGAGTGGATAAAGAATTTAAATTAAACGGATCTGCCCGGGCAAATTTAGCGAAGAAACTGATGATGAATACATCAAAACCATTAGCGGATCAAGGTGTCGTCAATAAAGCCCTTGACTGGGAAAACCCTTACTCGCCTCGCAGGCAGGGAGCCGGGGTCATGCAGCTGCAATCCGCATTGTCCACACCTGCTGTCGTGACAGAGTCATTCACGAAAGAAGCGAAGGTTGCAATGAAGGAGATCGGCAATAAGTTCGCCTTTACTTTAAAGGTAGAAAACTTCAGCAACAAAGCGGTCAAGTATGATGTAAAAGGAAATATCCAAACAGACTATGCAATCCAGGGACAACTCGGTTATACCGCTAACGAGCTGGAAGCACAGGAAATTAAGAACGCTTCGATTAAAATCAATAATAAAAGCACAAATAAGATTACCGTTCCTGCAAAAAAATCGGTTACATTCGAAGTGAAAGTCGACATATCCGATGCAAAGGTACTCGGTGATGACCTTCAGACTCTTGTAGACATTGACGAGGTCTTTCCAAACGGATATTTCGTTGAAGGGTTCATTTCATTGAAGGATCCAGCCGATACGAATCCGGAACTGAATGTACCGTATGTAGGATTTAAAGGGGAGTGGGACAAAGCCCCGATCCTGGATGGCACTAAATATGATAAAGAGTCTTTCTATGGCATGGCAGGTGGAGTATCGACAGCAGGTGAAGATTTCACTTATCTTGGCTATGACCCTGCGGGGAAAACATTCAATGGCAAAAATATCGCGATTTCCCCAAATGGTGATGGTGCACAGGATGACTTCGTGCCTGTCCTATCATTCTTAAGGAATGCGAAAAAGGTAGAATACAATATATTGAATGGTGAAAACAAATCAGTCCGGAAACTTCGCACAGAGAATAATGTACGTAAGGACTATTATGATGGCGGACTAGGAACCGCGTACACGCTGGATCCAGCCCGTAAATGGGACGGTAAAATCAATAATGCACTTGCTAAGGATGGGGTCTATTATTTTGAAATCAAAGCGATGATAGATTACGAGGGTGCAAAATGGCAGACGGTTAAAATGCCAATCAAAATCGATACGGTAAAGCCGACCGTCAAAATTTCGAAAAAAGGCAATGTATTAACCATCCAAGGTAAGGATAATTTGAATGGTTCAGGGCTTGCTTATTATGATGTACAAGTCGATGGAGCATCCATCATGGAAGAGCCGCTCCCGGCGAATGCGAAACAATTCACTTTACCTGATGTAAAAGGGGAAAAGGTTCAGGTTGTGGCAATTGACTATGCAGGTAATGAAAAAACGGCGGAAACTGAATTAGCCAGTGATTCAGCTCCAATCGATAATCATGCACCAGCTGTAAAGATCAAGAGTCCTGAAGCCTTGAGTGTGAACAATAAAAATAAAATCAAAATAACAGGAGAAATTGAAGAAGCGTCGGAAATAAAGGAATTTAAAATCGACAATAAAACGGTACCTGCAACGTATAACAAGGCGAATAACAAATATGAATTCTCATATGAAAAGAATTTTGAAGAGGGTGTTCAAAGCTTCACGGTTAAAGCAACAGATAAATGGGATAACACGGTTTCCTTTAAACGGACGATTATGGTCGATGCAACAAAGCCAGGTTTAAAAGTGAAAGGTGTACCGAAAACTGTGGGAGTCAAAGGCAAAAATCCAAAAGTGGACGTGACGGTGGAAGATAATTTCGATGAAATCCGCCTTTACCTGAACGGAAGCGAAGTATTCTATCATGAATTCAAGGAACCATACAAAATGCGTGCCTATAAGAAAAAGATAGAGGATTTGGAGCTGCCGCTTAAAACAGGCAACAATAAGATTGAGTTTAAGGTGACCGATCTTGCAGGAAATGAATCGAAGAAATCCTTTAACATCAATAAAGCAAAAAAATAA
- a CDS encoding ABC transporter permease: MPEIATNTSPLLPPKEAEEKVISPWKEGWKSFRKNKVALVGLGIVSFFILIAIFAPVIAPYSFEGQKLSDKHLAPSAEHWFGTDEFGRDILSRVIYGSRISIGVGFLSVAGSVVVGSFLGIIAGYYGRWIDTIISRIFDIILAFPSILLAIAVVAVLGPSLRNALIAIAIVNVPIFGRLLRSRVLTVKEEEYVTAAKAIGMGDGRILLHHVLPNSLAPIIVQGTLAIATAIIECAALGFLGLGAQPPAPEWGKMLADSRAFIIQAPWTVLFPGLAIMLTVLGFNLMGDGLRDALDPRMKN, from the coding sequence ATGCCTGAAATAGCAACGAATACTTCGCCACTCCTTCCTCCAAAAGAGGCAGAGGAAAAAGTCATCTCTCCCTGGAAGGAAGGCTGGAAAAGTTTTAGGAAAAATAAGGTAGCCCTTGTAGGTCTGGGGATTGTTTCATTTTTCATCCTAATCGCCATCTTCGCGCCCGTTATAGCACCTTATTCATTTGAGGGGCAAAAGTTAAGTGATAAACATTTGGCCCCTTCTGCGGAGCATTGGTTTGGTACGGATGAATTTGGCCGGGATATTTTGAGCAGGGTCATTTATGGCTCGCGCATATCAATAGGGGTCGGCTTCTTATCTGTTGCCGGATCTGTTGTGGTCGGTTCTTTTTTGGGAATCATTGCCGGTTATTACGGCAGGTGGATAGATACGATCATATCGAGGATCTTTGATATTATTCTGGCCTTTCCAAGTATCTTGCTTGCCATTGCTGTCGTTGCCGTTTTGGGGCCCTCCCTTCGCAACGCACTTATTGCAATAGCCATCGTCAATGTCCCGATATTCGGCCGGCTTTTACGTTCAAGGGTCTTAACGGTGAAAGAAGAGGAATATGTAACGGCTGCAAAGGCAATTGGAATGGGGGATGGCCGCATTCTCCTTCACCACGTCCTTCCGAATAGCCTTGCACCGATTATCGTTCAAGGTACCTTAGCGATTGCAACTGCCATCATTGAGTGTGCAGCACTCGGCTTTCTCGGTCTCGGTGCACAGCCGCCAGCGCCAGAGTGGGGAAAAATGCTCGCCGATTCCAGGGCGTTCATCATTCAAGCACCATGGACGGTTCTTTTCCCTGGGCTTGCGATCATGCTTACGGTACTCGGCTTTAACCTAATGGGGGATGGGCTGCGCGATGCCTTGGACCCAAGAATGAAAAACTAG